The genome window GCGATGCCGCGGTTGATGTCGGCTTCGTCGGTGAGCGCCATGGTGAGTGCGAGCAGGTTTTCGCTGCCGCCGACGGCTGCGGCGAGCTTGTCGGCATTGCGCGTGGTGGCGGCGACGCGGTGCCCTGCGGCGAGCAGCTGCCTAACGAGGGCGAGCCCGAGCCCGCCGGATGCGCCGGTTACGAGCCAGACTTAGGGTTGGGCTGGGTTTTGCATAGGGATTCCTTTCGGAGTTGGGGTTGAAAAAAGGGTTTCAGGCTGCCTTGCAGAGGGCATCCGAGGCAGCCTGAAAAGCAGAATGTGTTTTTTCAGGCTGCCTTTTCATTCTTTCAAAAAACCGTATTCGTACACCAGTTTCGTAGGTCGGGCATTTATGCCCGACAAATCCCGTTCACAATGTCGGGCATAAATGCCCGACCTACGGCAGCCGTCCTTCAAGGCAGCCTGAAAACGGCAACACGCGGCTTTCAGGCTGCCTGATCTGCCAGCACTTCGCCCAGAAAATCCGCCACGGCGCGGATTTTGGGCGAGCGGCGCAAATCTTCGTGCATCACCAGATAGAGGTCGGCGGCAAATTCTTCCGGTTGCGCCGCGCCGTTCGGGGCAACCTGCACGAAGCCGTCTGCGGGGCGCACGTAGAAATCGGGCAAGAGGCCGATGCCGGTTTCGGCGGCGACGGCGGCTTTGATGACATCGAAGTCGTTGCAGGCGAGGATGATGCGGCGGCCGGCGAGCAGCTGCTCCTGCCACAGCCCGTGCGCGCCGCCGATGTTGAGGCAGAGAAACGCCTGTTCGGCGCGGGGGCGGCTGCGCAGGTAGCCCTCGCGGGCGTAGAAGCGGTAGCGGATGGGGCGCAGGCGGCGGGCGACGAGGTCGTTTTGCGTGGGGCGGACGATGCGCAGGGCGATGTCGGCGTGGCGCGCGTGCAGGTTGCTGATGTGCGCGTCGCTTTGCAGCACGAGGCGGATGTTGGCGTGGCGGCGGGCGAAGGCGGCAAAGTGCGGCATCAGCAGCCCTTTGGCGACCAGCGGCGGCGCGGAGACGACAACTTCGGCCATTTCTTCGCGCTGCTCGCGCGCAGTGCGCAGCAGGCTGTCCATGCCCACGGCGATTTCCTGCGCTTGCGCGCGGATGCGTGCGCCTTCGTCGGTGAGCAGGTAGCGGCGGCCGATGCGGTCAAACAGGCGCAGCCCGAGCGTGGCTTCCAGCCGCGCGATGCGGCGCGATATGGTGCTGTGCTGCACGCCGAGCGTTTCTGCGGCGGCGGTAAGGGTTTGTTTTTCCACGAGCACGGTGAAGCAGTGCAAATCGTCCCAGTCGTTCATGGCGGTGCTTTCCTTAGGCAGCCTGAAAGCCTGCGAACCGGTTTTCAGGCTGCCTGATTGTGCGTTGGTTATCGGACACGGATGTTTTTTCGTATTTTAACCGTTTTGCGCACGGATTAAACTGCCGCCCCATTCAACCAAACACCTATTCAGGAGCAAAAAATGGACTGTCTTTCCCTTGCGCAAACGATTTTCGCCGACCTTGCCGCCGGCAATCTGGAAGCCGTGCTGCAACGCTGCGCCGACGACGTGCGCTTTACCGCCGTGCGCACCGAACCCTGCGCCGCCGTGCCGGCATACGGCGAATACGTCGGCAAAGACGGCGCGCGGCAGTTTTTCCAAAAGCTCGGCGCGGCGGTGGAGTTCGGCGAATTCCGCCTCGACGGCGCGGCGGCGGGCAAGGATTTGGCGATGATGCACGGCCACCTGCGCCACACCGTGCGCGCCACGGGCAAAGTGTTCGACAGCGATTGGGCGCTGGCGATGCAGTTTGCCGACGGCCTGCTGGCACATTACCGTTTCTACGAAGACAGCGCCGCGCTGGAAAAGGCGATGGAGGCGTGATGAAGAAGCTGCCGAAAAAATACGCGGGGCTGCTGTTTACCTTTTACACCTCGGCGATGATGGTGCTGATTGTGAGCGGCGTGCTGGTGGCGCTGAACACGGGGCTGGACGCGGGCTATCCGGCGCGGCTGGCGAAGTCCTACCTGATTACCTGGCCGGTTGCCTTCGCCAGCCTGCTGGCGGTGCGCCCGCTGGTGGTGAAACTGGTAGCGGCGAGCGTGGGGGAGTAGAGCGGTTTGAGGCAGCCTGAAAACGGGAAACTGGTTTTCAGGCTGCTTTTGGTTTTGGAAACCGCGTGCGTGGCGGTGGATGCGTCCTACGGCATACGGGCGACGGCTTGCTACACCATGCAGGCTGCACTTGCCCAAACCCCGTGCGTTTTGGGGGGGTGGTTTTCAGGCTGCCCCAATACCGTTTGCAACGCTGTCCGAAGGCAGCCTGAAACCGCCTAGCCCTGCGTAAAATCCAACAAAACCTTGCCGATATGCGTCCCCTTATCCATTTCCGCGTGGGCGGCGGCGACTTCTG of Kingella oralis contains these proteins:
- a CDS encoding LysR family transcriptional regulator, yielding MNDWDDLHCFTVLVEKQTLTAAAETLGVQHSTISRRIARLEATLGLRLFDRIGRRYLLTDEGARIRAQAQEIAVGMDSLLRTAREQREEMAEVVVSAPPLVAKGLLMPHFAAFARRHANIRLVLQSDAHISNLHARHADIALRIVRPTQNDLVARRLRPIRYRFYAREGYLRSRPRAEQAFLCLNIGGAHGLWQEQLLAGRRIILACNDFDVIKAAVAAETGIGLLPDFYVRPADGFVQVAPNGAAQPEEFAADLYLVMHEDLRRSPKIRAVADFLGEVLADQAA
- a CDS encoding nuclear transport factor 2 family protein → MDCLSLAQTIFADLAAGNLEAVLQRCADDVRFTAVRTEPCAAVPAYGEYVGKDGARQFFQKLGAAVEFGEFRLDGAAAGKDLAMMHGHLRHTVRATGKVFDSDWALAMQFADGLLAHYRFYEDSAALEKAMEA
- a CDS encoding DUF2798 domain-containing protein gives rise to the protein MKKLPKKYAGLLFTFYTSAMMVLIVSGVLVALNTGLDAGYPARLAKSYLITWPVAFASLLAVRPLVVKLVAASVGE